The Raphanus sativus cultivar WK10039 chromosome 6, ASM80110v3, whole genome shotgun sequence sequence AAGTTTGACTTTTACCAAAACTATGCGTTTCAATTGCGCATCAAAACTTGCTTGCAGGGCTTGGATTGTATCACCAAGTTGGTTAAAAGAAAGTTTCCGACAAGGCAGATTTGCTAGTAAGatgaactctctctctctggtgtGTTATTATTAACTGAACTCTTTTGCTGATGACACTGTTTGTGCATTAGATGAAGCCTCCCACATATTGCACGATGATGACTACCAGTTAAAATATGAAACTGATTTGAAAAGCACAGTTCTCAGAGCAAAAGCTAGACCAAACTCGTTGCTAAAAGGATATGACGTGTGCGTTGGACCTCACGTTAAGTTGCCTGTTGACACTTCATCTGCTATCATAAAATCTGCTGGTGGAAATGTAAGTGTGCTTTTCAACATTCAGAATCCAAAGCatgtatgtaattttttttttttgtgtgtgcgGACCTTTCAGGTGATTAGAGGATTGGATGAGGTAAACGAGGCATCTAAAACGATATACATAGGGTGCGAAGAAGACACAGCTGAGGCTTTGTGCGCAGCAAAGAAGAGGGTCTGGACGTTCAGCAGTGAATGGTTAATGAACTGTGTGTTGAAGCAACAACTTGAGCTTCAAGTTACTCAGTTTGTAGAGTCCTTGTAAACCACACATtgcatttatttgatttaaagcgttatttaactttaaaattacaTGTTTTTTCTTCTCACATATACACTCAAAACAGATTGCTTCTCTTCAGTTTTACATAGCTGCAACGGAGGCAATGTTGGGCTGAGAAGACTTGGCAATGCCGTTGCAGACGTTAAAGCCGTACCAAACAGAGTTAGGCAAGAAGAGGTTATAGTAGAAAGTGGCTGATCTGATGTACGAGCCATAGATCTTGACGTTCTCTGGTTTCCAGCCGTCGTATCCTTGTCTGAGTAGGTAGAGATAACAGACGTCATGCATACACGGTCCTGTTATCTTGTATGTGTCCGAAGAACATCTTTCAAATGCCCTCGAGTGTGGATCGTCTAGTCTCTTCACGTATAccttaagcaaaaaaaaaaaaaggataaccAAAGAGGAGAAGGTTAATATAACTGTCAGAatgcaatttaatttttaacacTATTCACCAAAATGCAAGCTAATACTTGATAGTATACTATACTTTATTACATTGATGTATAgtttgaaaacattaaaaagatGATGACCAAAAAGTCGCTGACAAAGAAAATTGAATTTTAAGATCTAACTTTTCTCATATTAGCTGTTTATGTCGATTACTAATAATCTGTGATTGGTGAAACACTAAGCCACGTTATTTGCATCTAAAGATTCTAGAAACTTTGTTTAGACGTaaggaacaaagaaaaaaaaaacagtttaccTGGTTGCCGTAGACATCACCAAACGCGATACTGATCTTATCTCTGGTGTAAGACACCGAGGAACAGCTTGTCTTAATGATCACCGTGTAAGAACACCCACCCGCATTCTGAAATATTTGATCCAAAATGaacaaagaaaattaatcaatCGACCATTGATAGGTTTGTTTCCTTGATTCCTGGATCAAGAATCTTACAAGTGATTTGAGATATGTTATTACCTCTAGCTGTGGTTTAGGTAGAAACGAATCAATAGGCTGAGGTTTAATGGTGATGAAGGATCTCGCCGAGGAAGACGTTGTGAGAAAACATAATGCCAAGAGAAACAAAGTTAACCACCTGAGCATTTTTCTAAGTTGAAAAGGTTTGGAGATAACAAAAAGTTCAGATCTTAGTAGTTAGGACCAAAAAAGTGATTCTAGAGACACCGACACGAGGATCACgttctttttaataattgggTGAGTTTGTTTTGTGTATTTTATGTTTGCCAACAAGAATAAAACCGTCCTTTTCTGTCTTTATGCATAGTTTCTCAACCACTATAGaaagattttttcaaaaaggaAATTTAGAAAACTACCTTGTATAGTTGTATGGTTGGaaactattattttctaaaattatatgaCTATCAATTGGAAGCAAAGTTCATTTTGAATTTTATCCCTAGGTTTGTTTCTCTTGTTCGGTTATTAATAATCACCTCGGAGGCTTTTCTATTGTTGTTGGTCTTTAATAAAAAGAATAGAAGACCTTTGGAAGAATTTTtgacaaaatacaaaaaaaaagttcgcAAAggtaatactaaaatataaacgATTACTAATCGACCGTCACACATCATTTTCCATCTAAAGAGGAGAAGAAATTGCAAGAGATATGGATCTTTAGAAAAGATAGACATGCTATGTTACTTTCATGCTCTGAATACACATCAAACGTTGTTGCAAATAGTATAATCTCTTGATTAGATATGAGAGATCAAACTTTGAAAATAAGTAACTTTTCTCCAAGCCCTATAATTCCGGTAAAAAAAGTCTAGAGACTTTGTTAGGGGGTCGTATTTTACCAGACCGCGGGAACAGCGATGTGAAAGCAGGATCTTCTTGTTCTTGCATACTGCCACAGGTGTGGATGGCTCAACCATATCCTTATTGCTCCATTCAAACATATCGCGGATCTCAGTCTGAGGAGAAGGGCAGGAAATGAGATCTATGGAAAAAATCTTCTCCCAAGTGTCTTCTGATGGTTTTAACCTCCAAATCTCTTGGATCATGGTAACGTGATCCCTCATCGACATACACAAACGGTTATCCAGACTGCACATGTCTATATGGTTAGGATCTGAACCAGCAATGGCAGGAATGATATTCGGCAGCAACCTGAATGTTTCTGTCTGGATATCAAAAGCTACCACTTGGATTCTAGCGTTATATGGTTCCGTGAACCAGTACACCGACCCATCTGAATAGGCGGGCTTTTGATCATAAAATATACGATAACTTGGAGTGCAAGACAAGTATCTCCAAGTGTTTGCCCTAAAGTCAAAAATCTCGCACTTGGTAACTCCCTCGTTCGGAAACGAAGCATCAGCGTTGTAGTTTTCACAATTATACaaccaaactaatttataacCAGAAGCAGCAGCCTTGACAAATGCTAGATGAAAGACTGAATCCATTAATCTCCAATCTTCTGGAGTCGGGTAAAACTTGTGAATCGAAATCTGAAACCTAGAGGGAGGAAGTTGTCGAAGCCACCGTGTAGCCGGGTTAACTACATATACAGAGTGAGATTGTGGGGAATGAATGCAGAAAAGGCCATCACAGTTTTCTGAAACGTAGGTAGAGTTAAAGAATCCTTGAGGGAAATTGATAAGACTAAAAGATAGAGTAGAACCCGATTCTAAGCAGAATGTTCTAAAACCAATGTCTGTGTCTGGGCGAAGAGTCCACTTTTCGCAATCTTCTACGGTGATGACCATAACCTTGGGATGAACCACGCAGTATTGCTCGGCGATCTTCAAGTGTCTCTCTGCGAAAGAGAGAGACTCTATCGTCACTCTCCATTGTTTTGAGAGCGACTTGAGTCGAATTATGGCTTTCACTGGAAGCCGCAAGAAGATCTCCTCGACGACATCGTTTGGTAGTGATAATGGAGCAGTCACTAGCTTctcgtttcttcttcttctttttcttattattcttcggatttttcttctctttctctttctctgagatgataatgatgatgcAATCGCTACTCGCTTCTCTGCCGTCTCCATCGCTGATAATAAAAAGGATTCCACGTGCTGCTAATACTTATAGAGTTATAGTAAAGATctttctataaattaaaagtaaatagtcacatatttatatatatagctcATAATCTCCCTAAAGTTAATGCCCAAGATATGATACTACGTTATGTCGAATTTACTTTTTTATCACAATAAAATAtgctttaaaatatatatttcccGTAGAGATGATATCAGAATTATGTCATAGAGATAGATATGATACTACATTATGTCAAAGTTCCTTTTTGATCACAGTAAAATAtgctttaaaaaatatatttccatATGATACTATATTATGTCGAAGTTCCCTTTTTATCACTGTAAAACAtgctttaaaatatatattttccataGAGATGATATCAGAATTCTTGCCAAATACATTTGTGAGATACAATTCTGTTTCGCCTAGTGGGCTTGTTTCTTTGGTCTGATGATGTGTACGGAGGCCCAAATAGAAGATATAGAAGTCTAACCTAACAAGTAACAAGAGATTGtagacaaaaataaaacaagtaacaatagattataaatttgtaagGCATAAAACATTCGGGTcttcttttgaaaaaataaaacattagagTTTTGCACCAAGAAGTATATCTCAAACAAGATTCCGGCTGAACTTCATATACATTGGCTTCTATGTCACTGTAGATACATTTTTGGGCCCAAAACGTGCTTTTAGTATTTGTCCGTACTCCGTAGTAAGTTACTCTTCACCCCTTCACCGATCATCACGGTCTCACTACTACTATTAATTATGCTGTGTAGaagtctcttttttctttttttttgtgaaaccaAGGATTATATTAGACTTAACTGAAGATTATAAATAGAGAGTTCAGTGTCATAGGGTGAAACTCACTTGATATATTAAAGAAAACTAAAGCAATAAAGGGATAGGTTAAACGGTTTGAATCATAGAAAAAAATCGGAAGCTTCTTGACAAGGGCTTCTAAGCTGAGAGTGTTTAACCCACAACTGTGAGCAGAGGTCATGACATTTTTCATTGCCAAAGTTTCCGCAAATAGGGGCGACGCTACAACGAATGTTGTCGCTGTCGTTGAGTGAGATGGGGATGTAGCTGCACCATTGTTGATCAACATTTTGAAGACCGGATGAGGATCTCCTCTTATGAAGAAGGACTGTGGTGAAATGATTCTCTCCTTTGAGAAGGAGGATGGTGAAAATGATCTTTCTAGGCCCTGGCGAGAGGAAATTTGTATAAACTTTTCCATAAAGGTTGAGTTTATTGGGCTCACACACAGAAGTGTTTTGATGGAACTTTTCAATCCCACAAAGAGGAGGAAGATGGATAGTGATCTCT is a genomic window containing:
- the LOC108834068 gene encoding putative F-box/kelch-repeat protein At1g13200, with translation METAEKRVAIASSLSSQRKRKRRKIRRIIRKRRRRNEKLVTAPLSLPNDVVEEIFLRLPVKAIIRLKSLSKQWRVTIESLSFAERHLKIAEQYCVVHPKVMVITVEDCEKWTLRPDTDIGFRTFCLESGSTLSFSLINFPQGFFNSTYVSENCDGLFCIHSPQSHSVYVVNPATRWLRQLPPSRFQISIHKFYPTPEDWRLMDSVFHLAFVKAAASGYKLVWLYNCENYNADASFPNEGVTKCEIFDFRANTWRYLSCTPSYRIFYDQKPAYSDGSVYWFTEPYNARIQVVAFDIQTETFRLLPNIIPAIAGSDPNHIDMCSLDNRLCMSMRDHVTMIQEIWRLKPSEDTWEKIFSIDLISCPSPQTEIRDMFEWSNKDMVEPSTPVAVCKNKKILLSHRCSRGLVKYDPLTKSLDFFYRNYRAWRKVTYFQSLISHI
- the LOC108811719 gene encoding embryo-specific protein ATS3A, encoding MLRWLTLFLLALCFLTTSSSARSFITIKPQPIDSFLPKPQLENAGGCSYTVIIKTSCSSVSYTRDKISIAFGDVYGNQVYVKRLDDPHSRAFERCSSDTYKITGPCMHDVCYLYLLRQGYDGWKPENVKIYGSYIRSATFYYNLFLPNSVWYGFNVCNGIAKSSQPNIASVAAM